In a genomic window of Flavobacterium crassostreae:
- a CDS encoding rhodanese-like domain-containing protein: MKKYILLFFISSFMLLGCQKPYSQQLHVVSPEAFSEKIENTANAQILDVRTPEEFQQGHLLKAQNIDWLGTQFEAQSKQLDPTKAVFVYCKSGRRSKEASSKLKELGFTTIYELDGGFLRWHSEGMQSTKN; encoded by the coding sequence ATGAAAAAATATATTCTACTCTTTTTTATAAGCAGTTTTATGCTTCTTGGTTGTCAAAAACCCTACTCACAACAACTACATGTTGTATCTCCCGAAGCTTTTTCTGAAAAAATAGAAAACACAGCCAACGCTCAAATTTTGGACGTACGTACCCCCGAAGAATTCCAACAAGGCCACTTGCTCAAAGCCCAAAACATCGATTGGTTGGGTACTCAATTTGAAGCCCAGAGCAAACAATTGGATCCAACCAAAGCCGTTTTTGTATATTGCAAAAGTGGTCGCCGAAGCAAAGAAGCATCTAGCAAACTCAAAGAACTCGGGTTTACTACTATTTATGAATTAGACGGCGGGTTTTTAAGATGGCATTCTGAGGGAATGCAAAGTACTAAAAATTAA
- a CDS encoding hybrid sensor histidine kinase/response regulator, with protein sequence MKKITIRKAVLIALFFSILLTQILLYKTWSNQNQDKQTIAHNLEDALQPNLSLLYSNQATKHYLKATNNFNEYLLSHQADNLKNYKVALDSMAFYLGQLSILSKTDSGFSKVINRKKGTEKAVATLQTQLDSLINSKKNIGTQNAKVTFSIQKYDYNKVLSSITYDTVKKVSQTNKKSLFGRIGNALKGKLDTNKEETQSVIKMVFNNQEKSGSFEEQLRNSFQLTEQYYIRNLNSIKNTYNLLKAKDYELLEINKKIVQKSQEILLFYTKSSQEDSKIKYLTSYQKYQNELDKKESTILNLLLLMSLATILLLLYTIYAYVRESNLYAAKQVTEKNLNNKNQLIGMLSHEMRAPLSIISNFSKKLKKQNSNPELTPVIHSLDFASSSLQMTVSQILEFLKNENNQLKAYPSKMNIQQEIQPLVDSLQSLSEAKNITLVSNLDPSTNIAVWADNVKIHQLFYNLIVNAIKFTNQGTITVNTKISTHQNKYRLEVAITDTGIGISEQDIGSIFDKFYQSSNNKSQRNYGAGLGLSLCKDIVTLFDGKITAKSTLNVGTQMTFYLLLEPLKPELESYQTQLKNKFKDQSITIAVVDDDALTLRVVKKLIENVGFKAAVFERAPQITAYLNQHVVDLIVTDIQIFDYSGIELSKDIKKSNNPNQSKPIMALTSDTYIGSKTAVALGFDATIIKPVNKEEFYEKILNLLCV encoded by the coding sequence ATGAAAAAAATTACTATTAGAAAAGCCGTACTCATTGCGCTCTTTTTTTCGATCCTTTTGACCCAAATACTCTTGTATAAAACCTGGAGTAACCAAAACCAAGACAAACAAACCATAGCACATAACCTAGAAGACGCCCTGCAGCCCAACTTGTCTTTGTTGTATTCTAACCAAGCTACAAAACACTACCTCAAGGCAACAAATAATTTTAACGAATACTTGCTGTCGCATCAGGCCGATAATCTAAAAAACTACAAAGTAGCACTAGATTCAATGGCATTTTATTTAGGACAATTAAGTATATTATCCAAAACAGACTCTGGGTTTTCTAAAGTGATTAATCGCAAAAAAGGTACCGAAAAAGCTGTAGCCACACTACAAACACAATTGGACTCGTTGATTAATAGCAAAAAAAATATAGGCACTCAAAATGCTAAAGTTACTTTTTCTATCCAAAAATACGATTACAACAAAGTACTGAGTTCCATCACCTATGATACCGTTAAAAAAGTTAGCCAAACCAATAAAAAAAGCCTTTTTGGACGTATTGGCAATGCCTTAAAAGGAAAACTAGACACCAATAAAGAAGAGACCCAATCGGTTATTAAAATGGTGTTTAATAACCAAGAAAAATCGGGTTCTTTTGAGGAACAATTGCGCAACTCGTTCCAACTAACGGAGCAATACTACATCCGTAACCTTAATAGCATTAAAAATACCTATAACTTATTGAAAGCAAAAGATTATGAATTGCTAGAAATAAACAAAAAAATTGTACAAAAGAGCCAAGAAATCTTACTGTTTTATACTAAATCATCTCAAGAAGACTCTAAAATAAAATATTTAACAAGCTATCAAAAATACCAAAACGAGCTTGACAAAAAAGAAAGCACTATTTTAAACTTACTATTGCTTATGAGTCTGGCAACCATACTGTTGTTGCTTTACACTATATATGCCTACGTCAGAGAATCTAATTTGTATGCCGCCAAACAAGTTACCGAAAAAAACTTAAACAACAAAAACCAGCTAATAGGCATGTTAAGCCATGAAATGAGAGCTCCGTTGAGTATTATTTCTAATTTTTCAAAGAAATTAAAAAAACAAAATTCAAACCCAGAATTAACTCCTGTCATCCATTCGCTTGATTTTGCTTCAAGTTCACTCCAAATGACCGTGAGTCAGATTTTAGAATTTTTGAAAAACGAAAACAACCAACTCAAAGCGTATCCTTCTAAAATGAATATTCAACAAGAGATCCAACCCCTTGTAGACTCTCTGCAATCTTTATCAGAAGCCAAAAACATTACACTGGTGTCTAATTTAGATCCCAGTACCAATATAGCTGTGTGGGCAGATAATGTAAAAATACACCAGTTGTTTTACAACCTTATTGTCAATGCCATCAAGTTTACTAACCAAGGCACCATTACCGTAAATACCAAAATTAGTACGCACCAAAACAAATACCGCCTAGAGGTTGCTATTACAGATACCGGAATTGGAATCTCAGAACAAGATATTGGCAGTATTTTTGACAAATTTTACCAAAGCAGCAACAACAAATCACAGCGCAATTATGGCGCAGGTCTAGGCCTTAGCCTATGCAAAGACATTGTAACGCTTTTTGATGGAAAAATAACTGCCAAAAGCACCTTAAATGTGGGTACCCAAATGACATTCTACCTGCTTTTGGAGCCTCTAAAACCTGAATTAGAATCCTATCAAACCCAATTAAAAAACAAATTTAAAGACCAATCCATTACTATTGCAGTTGTTGATGACGATGCTTTAACGCTTCGGGTTGTCAAAAAATTAATTGAAAACGTAGGGTTTAAAGCCGCTGTTTTTGAGAGAGCGCCACAAATCACTGCGTATTTAAACCAACATGTGGTAGACCTGATTGTTACCGATATTCAAATTTTTGACTATTCCGGGATTGAATTGTCCAAGGATATCAAAAAAAGCAACAACCCAAACCAATCCAAACCCATAATGGCGCTAACTAGTGATACCTACATCGGTTCCAAAACAGCTGTTGCTTTGGGATTTGACGCCACTATCATCAAACCCGTTAATAAAGAAGAATTTTATGAAAAAATACTAAACTTGTTATGCGTTTAA
- the recF gene encoding DNA replication/repair protein RecF (All proteins in this family for which functions are known are DNA-binding proteins that assist the filamentation of RecA onto DNA for the initiation of recombination or recombinational repair.): MYLKKISLFNYKNFAEASFEFKGRITCFVGKNGIGKTNVLDAIYHLAYGKSYFNPLAVQNIKHGEDFFVIDAEFIKNDRTEHLVCSLKKGQKKVLKRNAKVYDKFSDHIGFIPLVIISPADRDLIVEGSETRRKFMDSVISQSNPEYLQKLIQYQKVMSQRNALLKYFALNHVFEKDTLAIYNEQLEAYGSYIFEKRNAFLAEFLPIFNQHHFAIAGTEEEVQIVYESHLFSKDLLTLFEENTAKDRALQYTSVGTHKDDLLFKIDGHLIKKFGSQGQQKSFLIALKLAQFEFLKKQSGVKPLLLLDDIFDKLDENRVSKIIEMVNRDTFGQLFISDTHPERTEAIVKSTQQSYQMFPLS, encoded by the coding sequence ATGTATTTAAAAAAAATTTCCTTATTCAATTATAAAAATTTTGCAGAAGCCTCTTTTGAGTTTAAAGGTAGGATTACTTGTTTTGTAGGCAAGAACGGAATTGGAAAAACCAATGTTCTGGATGCCATTTATCATTTAGCCTACGGCAAAAGTTATTTTAATCCGTTAGCAGTACAGAATATAAAACACGGAGAAGATTTTTTTGTGATTGATGCTGAATTTATCAAAAACGACCGCACCGAACACCTAGTTTGTAGTCTTAAAAAAGGCCAAAAAAAAGTATTAAAACGCAATGCCAAGGTGTATGACAAATTCTCGGATCATATTGGTTTTATTCCGTTAGTGATTATTTCGCCCGCAGACCGCGATTTAATTGTAGAAGGGAGTGAAACCCGCCGAAAATTTATGGATAGTGTTATCTCTCAATCCAATCCGGAGTATTTGCAAAAACTCATTCAGTACCAAAAAGTAATGAGCCAACGCAATGCATTATTAAAATACTTTGCCTTAAACCATGTTTTTGAAAAAGATACTCTAGCCATATATAACGAACAATTAGAGGCCTATGGTAGTTATATTTTTGAAAAAAGAAACGCCTTTTTGGCCGAGTTTCTGCCTATCTTTAACCAACACCATTTTGCCATTGCCGGAACCGAAGAAGAAGTGCAAATAGTTTACGAAAGCCATTTGTTTAGCAAAGATCTTTTGACTCTATTTGAAGAAAATACTGCCAAAGACCGGGCTTTACAATATACCAGTGTTGGAACCCATAAAGATGATTTATTATTTAAAATTGACGGCCATTTGATCAAAAAATTTGGCTCCCAAGGCCAACAAAAATCTTTTTTGATTGCCTTAAAATTAGCCCAATTTGAATTTCTGAAAAAACAAAGTGGCGTTAAACCCTTGTTGTTATTGGATGATATTTTTGATAAATTAGATGAAAACAGGGTTTCAAAAATCATTGAGATGGTAAATAGAGATACTTTTGGACAACTTTTTATCTCCGACACCCATCCAGAGAGAACCGAAGCAATTGTAAAATCAACACAGCAATCGTATCAAATGTTTCCTTTATCTTAG
- a CDS encoding tetratricopeptide repeat protein → MATYSKRGYKTPKEKEVKDTVEDVNVEANDSTTEEVFSKLDETASKTEDWVARNQKIIIGFVGAVALITVGYLVYQKFIAEPKQVDAANEMFVAQQNFQQATDGVASDSLYKLSLNGSEGKFGFVKIAEEYSGTDAGNLANYYAGIAYLNIGKYTEAIDYLKKFDSEDIVLKALAKGAIGDAYAQKNEPKEALEYYLKAVEVNKNDFTTPRFLLKAGKTALALGEKEAALKYFTDIKENFDAAPEATKVDALIGLAQ, encoded by the coding sequence ATGGCTACTTACAGTAAAAGAGGATATAAGACCCCAAAAGAAAAAGAAGTAAAAGATACCGTTGAAGACGTAAATGTTGAAGCAAATGACAGTACTACTGAAGAAGTTTTTTCAAAATTAGACGAAACCGCCTCTAAAACCGAAGACTGGGTAGCTAGAAACCAAAAAATAATCATTGGTTTTGTTGGAGCCGTTGCCTTAATTACGGTAGGATATTTAGTTTATCAAAAATTTATTGCAGAACCAAAACAAGTAGATGCAGCAAACGAAATGTTTGTGGCACAGCAAAATTTTCAGCAAGCAACCGATGGTGTAGCTAGTGATTCATTATACAAATTGTCTTTAAACGGATCCGAAGGTAAGTTTGGTTTTGTGAAAATTGCAGAAGAGTACTCGGGTACCGATGCCGGAAACCTAGCAAATTACTACGCTGGAATTGCGTATTTAAATATTGGTAAATATACGGAGGCTATAGACTATTTAAAAAAGTTTGACTCCGAGGATATTGTTTTAAAAGCATTAGCCAAAGGTGCCATTGGAGATGCATACGCTCAAAAAAACGAGCCAAAAGAAGCTTTAGAGTATTATTTAAAAGCGGTTGAGGTAAACAAAAATGATTTCACTACGCCACGATTTTTGTTAAAAGCAGGAAAAACAGCCCTTGCATTAGGTGAAAAAGAAGCAGCGTTAAAGTATTTTACAGACATCAAAGAGAATTTTGATGCTGCCCCCGAAGCTACCAAAGTAGATGCTTTGATAGGTTTAGCACAATAA
- the ribH gene encoding 6,7-dimethyl-8-ribityllumazine synthase produces the protein MATLNKNLSVYDKNTLPKAKDFRFGVVVSEWNETITEGLYKGAYDAFLDNQVQDSNIIRWNVPGSFELIYGCKKMLQTQNVDAIIAIGCVIQGETKHFDFVCEGVTQGIKDLNVQTDVPVIFCVLTDNTMQQSIDRSGGIHGNKGTEAAIAAIKMAFIRQQASLTHEYKKPNLLSSGQLQLEDLPLKIED, from the coding sequence ATGGCTACTTTAAATAAAAATTTATCAGTGTACGACAAAAACACGCTCCCAAAGGCCAAAGATTTTCGTTTTGGAGTGGTAGTTTCGGAATGGAATGAAACCATAACCGAGGGGCTCTATAAAGGAGCTTATGATGCTTTTTTGGATAACCAGGTACAAGATTCTAATATTATTCGTTGGAATGTTCCGGGTAGTTTTGAGCTTATTTATGGTTGCAAAAAAATGTTGCAAACCCAAAATGTAGACGCCATTATTGCTATAGGATGTGTTATACAAGGAGAAACCAAGCATTTTGATTTTGTTTGCGAGGGTGTTACACAAGGCATAAAGGATCTCAATGTGCAAACCGATGTGCCTGTTATTTTTTGCGTACTTACAGATAACACCATGCAGCAATCCATAGACAGAAGCGGTGGTATACATGGCAACAAAGGTACCGAAGCAGCTATTGCAGCAATTAAAATGGCTTTTATACGGCAACAAGCCTCTTTAACACACGAATATAAAAAACCAAACTTATTGTCTTCGGGTCAATTACAATTAGAAGATTTGCCCTTAAAAATCGAAGATTAA
- the mutL gene encoding DNA mismatch repair endonuclease MutL — MSSIIQLLPDHVANQIAAGEVVQRPASVVKELLENAVDANATDIKLIIKDAGKALIQVIDNGKGMSVTDARLCFERHATSKIRLAEDLFSLNTKGFRGEALASIAAIAHVEMKTKQEPDELGTQIIIEGSKVISQEVAVLPRGTSFAVKNLFFNIPARRNFLKSDTVEYRHIMDEFHRVALAHPTIGFAFYHNGSEMFNLPASSLRQRIVAVFAGKTNEKLVPVQEETDIMSIQGFVGKPEFAKKSRGEQFFFVNDRFIKSGYLHHAVMAAYDGVLKEGAQPSYFLYLKVPANTIDINIHPTKTEIKFDDEHALYAILRASIKHSLGQFNVAPVLDFDRDANLDTPYSYKDLKGETPTIQIDRSFNPFREDSPNKHYAGGSGAGSYSKNAPAAASWESLYVGLESDGATENALHEMSFESEAVTGSLFNDQEVEQSVHNAYQIHKKYIVSPIKSGMVIVDQQRAHQRVLYEQFLTNMTLQQASSQQLLFPLELYFSAIEMELIQELKLSLINTGFVFEQTAADHVVISGTPVNVTESEVSLVLEQLLSDLQDGIPESSFSQNDTIAKSMAKSLAVKTGTALTIKEQENLVNGLFACKDPNVSPFQKPTFITMRVEDIDKKFAL; from the coding sequence ATGTCAAGTATCATTCAATTACTTCCGGATCATGTTGCAAATCAAATTGCTGCTGGAGAGGTTGTTCAAAGACCCGCTTCAGTGGTAAAAGAATTGCTAGAAAATGCAGTAGATGCAAATGCTACGGATATTAAGTTGATTATAAAAGATGCCGGAAAAGCATTAATTCAAGTCATTGATAACGGCAAAGGAATGAGTGTTACGGATGCTCGTTTGTGCTTTGAACGTCATGCAACCTCAAAAATAAGACTGGCAGAAGATTTATTTTCGTTAAATACAAAAGGATTCCGAGGCGAAGCATTAGCATCCATTGCAGCAATTGCACATGTGGAGATGAAAACCAAACAAGAGCCCGACGAATTAGGGACCCAAATAATAATAGAAGGCAGTAAAGTAATCTCGCAAGAAGTTGCTGTTTTGCCAAGAGGAACCTCCTTTGCTGTAAAGAATTTATTTTTTAATATACCCGCAAGACGTAATTTTTTAAAATCCGATACGGTAGAGTACCGGCACATAATGGACGAGTTTCATAGAGTAGCGCTGGCACATCCTACTATTGGTTTTGCTTTTTACCACAATGGTAGCGAAATGTTTAACCTTCCGGCCTCTAGCTTAAGACAACGAATTGTAGCTGTTTTTGCCGGAAAAACCAATGAAAAACTCGTTCCAGTTCAAGAAGAAACGGATATTATGAGCATTCAAGGATTTGTAGGAAAGCCAGAATTTGCTAAAAAAAGTAGGGGAGAACAATTTTTTTTTGTGAACGATCGTTTTATAAAAAGCGGCTATTTGCACCATGCGGTAATGGCTGCCTATGATGGGGTTCTGAAAGAAGGTGCACAGCCCAGTTATTTTTTGTATCTAAAAGTCCCTGCAAATACCATTGATATAAACATTCATCCTACCAAAACTGAAATAAAATTTGATGATGAGCATGCTTTGTATGCCATATTGAGAGCGTCTATCAAGCATAGTTTGGGTCAGTTTAATGTGGCGCCAGTTCTAGATTTTGATAGAGATGCCAATTTAGATACGCCTTATAGTTACAAAGATTTAAAGGGAGAAACACCTACCATACAAATAGACCGCAGTTTCAATCCATTTCGGGAGGATAGCCCTAACAAGCATTATGCAGGAGGTTCTGGAGCGGGATCGTATTCTAAAAATGCCCCAGCAGCTGCCAGTTGGGAGAGCTTGTATGTAGGTTTAGAATCGGATGGGGCTACAGAGAATGCGCTTCATGAAATGTCATTTGAGAGCGAAGCCGTAACAGGTTCTTTGTTTAATGACCAAGAGGTAGAGCAATCGGTGCATAATGCCTATCAAATTCATAAAAAATATATTGTATCGCCTATAAAATCAGGAATGGTTATTGTGGACCAACAGCGGGCCCATCAGCGGGTTTTGTATGAGCAATTTTTGACCAACATGACCCTGCAGCAAGCCTCAAGCCAGCAATTGCTGTTTCCGTTGGAGTTGTATTTTTCAGCCATAGAAATGGAACTTATCCAAGAGCTAAAGTTATCTCTGATAAATACCGGTTTTGTGTTTGAGCAAACAGCAGCAGATCATGTGGTGATTTCTGGAACCCCCGTAAATGTTACCGAAAGTGAAGTTTCGTTGGTTTTAGAACAGCTATTAAGTGATCTGCAAGATGGCATACCCGAGAGTAGTTTTAGTCAGAATGATACCATAGCAAAATCTATGGCAAAGAGTTTGGCTGTAAAAACAGGAACAGCACTGACTATCAAAGAACAAGAAAATTTAGTAAACGGGCTTTTTGCTTGCAAAGACCCTAATGTTTCCCCATTTCAAAAACCCACTTTCATCACCATGCGTGTGGAAGATATAGATAAAAAATTTGCACTATGA
- a CDS encoding rhomboid family intramembrane serine protease, translated as MIQVTETVKQIIIINVLFFLGTLLVGDAAYKILAMYFPENGFFQFWQPITHMFMHGGFMHIFFNMFALYSFGSALESIWGGKKFLFFYISCGLGAAVLHTAINYYYFNQGLDALVASGFYKADILQLLDQGKINTQWQELLTVSEFQNFTSAYLGTVVGASGAIYGVIVAFAFLFPNAELALLFIPVPIKAKYFVPGLVLIDLYLGMSGQSIFGNGGPGIAHFAHVGGALFGFLIMWYWKKNQFNSNRWH; from the coding sequence ATGATACAGGTAACCGAAACCGTAAAACAAATAATTATAATTAATGTATTGTTCTTTTTAGGAACGTTACTGGTAGGAGATGCAGCCTACAAAATTCTAGCCATGTATTTTCCTGAAAATGGATTTTTTCAGTTTTGGCAACCCATAACCCACATGTTCATGCACGGGGGATTTATGCATATTTTCTTTAATATGTTTGCACTTTATTCTTTTGGTTCTGCATTAGAGAGTATATGGGGAGGCAAAAAGTTTTTGTTTTTTTATATATCCTGTGGCTTAGGAGCCGCAGTATTACATACGGCTATTAATTATTATTATTTTAACCAAGGTTTGGATGCCTTGGTTGCAAGTGGTTTTTATAAAGCAGATATTTTGCAACTTTTAGACCAAGGAAAAATTAATACCCAATGGCAAGAGTTACTAACGGTTTCTGAATTTCAAAATTTCACGAGTGCGTATTTGGGTACTGTAGTAGGTGCTTCTGGAGCAATTTATGGTGTAATTGTGGCCTTTGCTTTCTTGTTCCCAAATGCGGAGTTGGCTTTGTTATTTATTCCGGTGCCTATTAAGGCAAAATATTTTGTACCAGGATTGGTTTTAATAGATTTGTATTTAGGTATGTCAGGGCAGTCTATCTTTGGTAATGGAGGTCCTGGAATAGCGCATTTTGCACATGTGGGTGGCGCTTTGTTTGGTTTTTTGATTATGTGGTATTGGAAAAAAAACCAATTCAACAGCAACAGATGGCACTAA
- a CDS encoding rhomboid family intramembrane serine protease: MTILDDLKLQYKLGGITHRLIYWNVGCFLISLVFFYQFSAGNFNFPNWIALHTAAPDFLIFPWTFLTYAFFHDGFWHLLFNMVILNFASSLFLTFFTQKQLLGLYVLGAIFAGIIFVGAYFFLNLTASIVGASAAIMAVLVAITSYQPLLGVQLLVFGKVKLWQLTAVVLIIDLMQFRLDNTGGHLSHLAGAFFGWLFIQLLQNGTDLSKIVTAVLAFFANPFQRSSAAPFKKVHKNYTQTVKQKPISRIVTKDKTQQQIDEILDKISQSGYDSLSKEEKEFLFKTGK; the protein is encoded by the coding sequence ATGACTATTTTAGACGATTTAAAATTACAATACAAACTAGGAGGAATTACCCACCGATTGATCTACTGGAACGTAGGTTGTTTCTTAATTTCACTAGTATTTTTTTACCAGTTTTCAGCAGGAAATTTTAATTTTCCGAACTGGATAGCGCTACACACGGCAGCTCCAGATTTTTTGATTTTTCCGTGGACTTTTCTGACCTATGCCTTCTTTCATGATGGTTTTTGGCATTTGCTTTTTAATATGGTAATTCTAAATTTTGCCAGTTCGTTGTTTCTTACTTTTTTTACACAAAAGCAACTTTTAGGATTGTATGTACTTGGAGCTATATTTGCAGGAATTATTTTTGTAGGAGCATATTTTTTTTTAAATTTAACTGCATCTATTGTTGGGGCATCTGCAGCAATTATGGCTGTTTTAGTGGCCATCACGTCTTACCAACCATTGTTGGGAGTGCAGTTGTTAGTTTTTGGTAAGGTTAAGCTATGGCAGCTAACCGCCGTGGTTTTAATAATAGATTTAATGCAATTTAGATTAGATAATACCGGAGGGCATCTATCCCATTTGGCAGGTGCTTTTTTTGGGTGGTTGTTTATCCAATTGCTCCAAAATGGAACCGATTTGAGTAAGATTGTAACTGCGGTGCTTGCTTTTTTTGCCAATCCATTCCAAAGATCTTCGGCAGCTCCTTTTAAAAAAGTGCACAAAAATTATACCCAGACGGTAAAACAAAAACCAATTTCTAGAATTGTTACCAAAGATAAAACACAGCAACAAATAGATGAAATACTAGACAAAATTAGTCAATCGGGTTACGATAGTTTATCTAAAGAAGAAAAAGAATTTTTATTTAAAACAGGAAAATAA
- a CDS encoding endonuclease/exonuclease/phosphatase family protein gives MKNLSWFNRGMYLLNVALISVTFIAYVLPFLAPKLFPVLSVLTLFIPLFFILNALFFVYWMLQFKKRMILSGLVLLMGITFINKFYKFSAKEYPESEKNFIVMSYNVRLFNLFKWLDKEEVPETILDFINEKNPDILCIQEYSNSANMDLKVYRHKYILMQGNKIKTGQAIFSKFPIISQGNIVFPNSNNNVIYADIKKGKDIIRVYNMHLQSIKISPDVDEISENIEVINTGKSQMMFFRISKAFKQQQQQAAIFKEHKKNCSYPVIICGDMNNSAYSYVYRDVKGGLNDAFEQAGLGFGKTYRFKYYPARIDYIFADPIMKVKRFETFSDFENSDHYPIMAQLSMD, from the coding sequence ATGAAAAACCTTTCTTGGTTCAATAGAGGCATGTATCTCTTGAATGTGGCACTCATATCGGTTACCTTTATAGCCTATGTGCTGCCTTTTTTGGCGCCTAAATTGTTTCCTGTTTTGTCGGTTCTGACACTTTTTATTCCTTTGTTTTTTATACTTAATGCCTTGTTTTTTGTCTATTGGATGCTTCAGTTCAAAAAAAGAATGATTTTATCTGGCTTGGTTCTTTTGATGGGAATTACCTTTATTAATAAATTTTATAAGTTTTCGGCAAAAGAATATCCTGAGAGCGAGAAGAATTTTATAGTAATGAGTTATAATGTTCGTTTGTTTAACCTGTTTAAATGGTTGGATAAAGAAGAAGTACCCGAAACTATTCTGGATTTTATAAATGAAAAAAACCCCGATATTTTGTGCATACAAGAGTATTCTAACTCTGCCAATATGGATTTAAAGGTGTACCGCCACAAATATATTTTGATGCAAGGGAATAAAATAAAAACCGGGCAGGCAATTTTTTCTAAATTTCCAATTATAAGCCAAGGAAACATTGTTTTTCCTAATTCGAACAACAACGTTATTTATGCCGATATAAAAAAAGGAAAAGACATTATCCGAGTGTATAATATGCATTTGCAGTCTATAAAAATATCTCCCGATGTAGATGAAATATCCGAAAATATTGAGGTAATTAATACTGGAAAATCACAAATGATGTTTTTTAGAATCAGCAAAGCTTTTAAACAGCAACAACAACAAGCTGCTATTTTTAAAGAACATAAAAAAAACTGTAGCTATCCCGTTATTATTTGTGGAGACATGAACAATAGCGCCTATTCGTATGTGTATCGGGATGTTAAAGGCGGTTTGAATGATGCTTTTGAACAAGCAGGGCTTGGTTTTGGAAAAACCTATAGATTTAAATACTACCCCGCCAGAATTGATTATATATTTGCAGATCCTATCATGAAGGTAAAACGATTTGAAACATTTTCGGATTTTGAAAATTCAGACCATTATCCTATCATGGCGCAACTCTCCATGGATTAA
- a CDS encoding WbqC family protein — MNTLLHPTYFPSISHFVALTQAKQLVFETEDNFQKQTNRNRAYIYSPNGIQLLNIPIKHAKLGPQKTKDIQIDTDFDWQKQHFKSLEAAYRNAPFFEYFEDDLRMIFEKKHRFLLDLNYQTLDFMACSLRQKIAYDTTTAYQHEVDSGLFIDHRHLVNGKKDTSCFAAYKQVFDDKHGFINNLSILDLLFNEGKFTIDYLQEQSL; from the coding sequence ATGAATACCTTATTACACCCTACCTACTTTCCTTCAATTAGTCATTTTGTAGCCCTAACACAAGCAAAACAACTTGTCTTTGAAACCGAGGATAATTTCCAGAAACAAACCAACCGAAACCGAGCGTATATTTACAGTCCCAACGGCATACAATTGCTAAACATACCTATAAAACACGCTAAATTAGGTCCTCAAAAAACAAAAGACATACAAATTGACACGGATTTTGACTGGCAAAAACAGCATTTTAAATCTCTAGAAGCCGCGTATCGAAATGCGCCTTTTTTTGAGTACTTTGAAGATGATTTGCGTATGATTTTTGAAAAAAAACACCGCTTTTTATTGGATTTAAACTACCAAACTTTAGACTTTATGGCATGTAGCTTGCGCCAAAAGATAGCCTATGATACCACCACAGCATACCAGCACGAAGTCGATTCTGGACTTTTTATAGACCATCGTCATTTAGTTAACGGCAAAAAAGACACTTCCTGCTTTGCGGCTTACAAACAAGTTTTTGACGATAAACACGGTTTTATCAACAACTTAAGCATTCTTGATTTATTGTTTAATGAAGGTAAATTCACTATAGACTACCTACAAGAACAATCTCTATAA